The Stigmatella ashevillena genomic sequence TCACCGCCACCGTGCCGCGCGGCAAGGGGCCGGACCTCTTCATCTTCGCGCAGGACCGGCTGGGCGGCTGGATCGAAGCGGGCAACACCATCGAGCCCATCGACTTCTTCGTGGATGACGCGCTGAAGAAGCGCTTCATCCCCACCACCCTGGATGCGATGACGTACCGGGGCACCGTGTACGGCCTGCCGCTGAACTACAAGGTCACCACGCTCATCTACAACAAGAAGTTGGTGCCCACGCCGCCCAAGACGTCCGGCGAGCTGGTGCAGATCGCCAAGAAGATCACCGACAAGAACGCCGGGAAGTTCGGGCTGGCCTATGCCTACGGCGACTTCTACTACCACGCGGCAGTGATGAACGGCTTCGGCGGCGGCGTGTTCGACGCCAAGTTCACCCCCACGATGAACTCGCCGCAGAACGTGAAGTCGATCGAGCTGCTCCAGAAGTGGATCGACAAGGACGGCATTCTGCCGGCCGAGCCCTCCACGGCCCTGGTCACCTCGCTCTTCAATGATGGCAAGACGGGCATGGTCATCTCCGGCCCCTGGTTCCTGGGAGAGATCGCCAAGGGCATCAGCTACGGCCTGGCGCCGCTGCCCACGCTGGACGAGGCGGGCGGCAAGCCCATGCGCCCGTGGATGACGGTGGAAGGCGTGTACGTGACGGCGCCCTCGCAGAACAAGGAAGCCGCCTTCGACTTCGCCAAGTTCCTCACCGACGACGCGTCCGCCAAGGTGCTGGCGCTCGAGGGCCGCCAGAGCCCGGGCAACGCCCAGGTGTACAACGACGCCCAGGTCTCCAAGGATCCGCAGCTCAAGGCGTTCCGGGATCAGGTGGACACGGCGGTGCCCATGCCCAACGCGCCGGAGATGTCGATGGTGTGGTCGCCAGCCACCAGCGCCATGAACTCCATCCTCAAGAAGACCGCCACGCCGAAGGCCGGGCTGGACACCGCCCAGAAGGCCATCACCAAGGACATCGCGGGGCTGCGCAAGAAGTAAGCACCGCCGCACCCCAGGGGGCCCACCCAAGGGCTCCCCCTCGCTTCCGCTTCCCCCCATGCCGTGGGCCCTGACTTGAATCCTCCTGAGAAGACTTCCCCCGGCCTGCGCCGGCCCCGCGTGTTCGTGGGGCTCGCCCTGGCGCTGGGCCTGGGGCTGTTCGTGGCCCATGGACTGCTGGCCCGGGCGCGGGAGGATGCCTCGCTCGAACGCGAGCAGCGCCGGGCCCTTATCTCCCTGCACGCGCTCACGGAGCTGGTGCAGCGGGCGGGTGGAAGCGGCGACGGGGTGCGTGCCGTCATCTCCTCCTGGCAGGACCTGCTGCCCCCGGGCAGCGCCGTGCGGGTGGTGGCCTTTTCCGGCGTCCGCCTGGAAGCCTCCACCTTTCCAGAGGACCAGGGCGACAAGGCCGCCCCGCGCCGTCTGTCGCGCGAGGAGAAGGTCCTCTATGACCGAGGACTCCAACTGCGCGCCGCGGTGGAGGGCAATCGGGAAGAGGGCAGTGCGCGCAAGCAGGAAATGGCGGCCGAGGGGCTGCCCAATGGCGGACGGCTGATCTCCGCCCCCGTGGAGGTGGAAGGCAAGGTGGTGGGGACGGTGGAGCTGGCCACACCGCCGCTGCCCCAGGTGGAGCCGCCCAGCGCGACGCCCGCGGTGCTCGCGTTCCTGCTGCCGGTGCTGGTCCTGGTGGCGGTGAGCTTCGCCCCTCTGCGCCGCCAGTGGCAGCTCGCCGCCGTGGCGGCCGTGGCCTTCATCGTGGGCCTGGGGGCCTACGCCGCCAGCTCACTCACCTCGCTGGAAGACGGGTTGCGAGGCTCTCAGGAGACGGTGGCCGAGCAGCTCAAGGCCATGTCCGAGCGCGCCCGGACGGTGATGGCGGCGCAGAACTTCCCCACCGAGCCCGCGCTCACGCCGGGCACCTGGGACGCGGACCTGTGGCGCCGGCCCCTGGGGCTGCTCACCGCCGAGGGCACGGTGAACGGGCCCGTGCTCGAGGCGCGCGTGGAGCGGCAGCGCGGCGAGGTGCAGAACGCCTTTTATGGGCTGGGGGCGGTGGGGCTGGCCCTGGTGCTGATCATCGGCCTAGGCGCCGTGCACCGGCTGGCCAGCACCGCGAAGGAGCACCGTCAGGCGTACCTGTTCATCCTCCCGGCCATGGGGGGGATGGTGGTGCTCATCTTCTTCCCCTTCCTGTACGGCATCACGCTCTCCTTCACGGACGCCAACCTCTACAACAGCAGCCAGGCGCTGCCGGACATCTGGATTGGCCTGCGCAACTACCAGGAGATCCTCGGGGACTTCTCCGTCGCCCACCGCGCGGAGAACGGCCAGTGGGTGTTCAACTACCTGAACTTCTACTGGACGTTGATGTTCACGGTGGTGTGGACGATCACCAACGTCACCATCGGCGTGACGGTGGGGCTGACGCTGGCGCTCATCCTCAACACGCCCAAGCTGGCCCTGCGCCCCATCTACCGGGTGTTGCTCATCCTGCCGTGGGCCATGCCCAACTACATCACCGCCCTCATCTGGAAGGGCATGTTCCACCAGCAGTTCGGCGTGGTGAACCACATCATCCGCCTGTTCGGCGGCCAGGGGCTGAGCTGGTTCGAGTCCCCCTTCACCAGCTTCTTCACGGCGCTGGCCACCAACGGGTGGCTGAGCTTCCCGTTCATGATGGTGGTGTCGCTGGGCGCGTTGCAGTCCATCCCCGCCGAGCTCTACGAGGCAGCGCGCGTGGACGGGGCTTCGCGCTGGGAGCAGTTCCGCGCCATCACCCTGCCCTCGCTCAAGCCCGCGCTGATGCCCGCCGTCATCCTGTCGGTGGTGTGGACCTTCAACATGTTCAACATCATCTTCCTGGTGACGGAAGGTGAGCCGGGCAACTCCACGGAGATCCTCGTCACGCAAGCCTACAAGTACGCCTTCCAGCGCTACCGCCATGGGTACGCGGCGGCATACTCCACGGTCATCTTCGGCATCCTGCTGCTCTACAGCCTGGTGCAGAACCGCATCACCCGGGCCACGGAGGCCACCTGATGGCAACGCGACGCGAGGGCCTTCCGCACCTGCCGCTGCACCTGGTGCTGGTGGGCTTCACGATCTTCACCCTCTACCCCATCCTCTGGGTCGTCTCGATCGCCTTCTCGGGGCGCCAGAGCCTGGCCATCACCACCCTGCCCGAGAACGCCACGTGGACGGACCGGCTGCGCGCCGTCATCCCTTGGCCGGAGGTCTGGTCCTTCTCCAACTTCACCTCGGTGATGACGGATCAGCCCTTCGCGCGGTGGATCCTCAACAGCACTATCATCGCGCTGGGCACCACAGTGGTGGGCATGTTCCTGGCGTGCACGGCGGCCTATGCCTTCAGCCGCTTCCAGTTCCCGGGCCGACGCGCGGGGCTGATGTCCTTCCTGGTGTCCCAGATGTTCCCGGGCACGCTGATGCTCATCCCCCTGTTCATCATCCTGGTGCAGTGGATGAAGCTGGGCAACTCGCGCCTGGGCCTCATCATCGTCTACGCCACCACGTCCATCCCCTTCAGCGTGTGGATGCTCAAGGGCTACTTCGACACCATCCCGAAGGAGCTGGAGGAGGCAGCCATCATGGAGGGCGCCTCGGTGGGACGCGTCTTCTGGACCATCATCCTGCCGCTGGCCAAGCCGGCGCTGGCGGTGACGGCGCTCTTCTCCTTCATGACGTCGTGGAACGAGTTCATCCTCGCGGCCACCTTCATGGAGCAGGATACGATGTACACAGCGCCCGTGGGGCTGCGCTTCTTCGTGGGCGGCTACTCCCAGCAATGGGGCTACTTCGCCGCCGGCTCCATCATCGTCTCCATCCCCGTGGTGTTCCTCTTCCTGTTCCTCCAGAAGTACCTCGTCTCCGGACTCACCGCCGGCGGCGTGAAGGGCTGAAGTCTTTTCCACCCGATAGGAGAAGTCGCATGAAGACCCGCCTCGCCTCGCTCCCCCTGGCCGCCGCGCTGGTTGGCCTCCCCGCAGCCGCCGCTGGCAAGCTCACCTTCAAGGACCCCTCGGGAGACGACAACGGCCCGGGCAAGTACGTGTACCCGACGGACACCGTCTACAAGAAGGGCACCTTTGATCTCACGGAGGTCACCGTGGAAAAGAAGGGTGACAACGTGGAGTTCACCGCGACCCTGGGGGCCAACCTGGAGGACCCGTGGAAGATGGGCAGCGGGTTCTCTCTCCAGATGGTGTTCATCTTCATCGACAAGGACGGCAAGGCGGGCAGCGGCCACACCGAGGGCCTGCCGGGCCTCAACATCCAGTTCGCCCCCGACTCCGCCTGGGAGAAGGTCGTCCTGCTCTCCCCGCAAGCCGCCCCCCGCCTGAAGGCCGAGGTCGGCAACAAGGCCAGCGCCCTGAAGGACGACGTCGTGGTGCCCTCTCGCACCAAGGGATCTGGCCGCAAGCTCACCGCCTCCGTGAAGGCCTCGGAGCTGGGCGAGGGCGACCCCAGCCAATGGGGCTACCAGGTGGTGGTGCAATCCAACGAAGGCTTCCCGGCCGGCAATGACCTGATGACGCGCAAGGTCAACGAGTACGAGGGGCAGCACCGCTTCGGCGGCGGTCACGACGGAGAGTGTGATCCGCACGTGATTGACACACTGGCAGGCAGTGCGAAGGGCGACGCCTCCGAAGTGAAGGCCCAGCACGACATGCTGAAGTACGAGTGCGCCGAGGACGGCAGCACCAAATCGCCCGCAACGCTGACAATGATTCGTCAGGGCAAGTAACACCCTGTTTCACGCCGTACCTGTTTCATGTAACACCTGAGTCGAGGACACGGCTGGACCGCCGCGGGCCCCCACCCCGCGGCGCCTCTGTCTGGCTTTGGAGGAGGGGTTCACATCATGTCGAAGAAGTCCCTACTGCGGGGCGCGCTTGCGCTCACCGCGACCGCTACCCTTTTGCCCGCGTTGCCCGCACTGGCCCAGGACGGCCCCCGGCTCCAGATTGGCGGGACGACCTACACGAAGTGGCTCTGGGGCAACCTGCGCGATCAGGGCGCCCTGTACAACTTCACCACGATTCCCGGTGAGGGCTACGGCGACAACGGTCAGGGGACCGAGCTGGAGTTGCTGCTCAACGCCCGGCTCTCCAGCCAGGTGGAGATCCGCGGCCGTATCCACAGCCGCTTCAGCCAGAACTTCTGGACGAACTTCGGCGGCTTCGGCGGTGATCCGAACAAGCCGTGCGTGAACGGGGACTGCGGCGAGTTTGATCCGCGCTCCAACCAGTACATCAAGCTGCGCGGCATGGCGGTGACGCTCACGCCCGGCTACCTCGTCGACTCGGCCACCATCGGCGCCAACGACTTCGGCCAGTTTGACCCGTTCGTCATCGGCCGCATCCGTTACATCGACCGGGACAACGCGCACGGCATCCTCCTTCAGGGCTCGGGCTTCGACCGGAAGATCACCTGGGATGCCACGCGCATCAGCCTGCCCCGGCTGTGGGCAGGCCCCTCCTTCAGCACCGGCTTGTTCCACGCCTCGGACGCCGCGTATGGCTTCCAGACGAAGTGGTCCCTGTCGGAGGCGCTCGATGTGGGCGGCATCTTCAACTACGTGAACGACGCGGAGATTGCCCCCCCCTCGGTGGACAACAACATCGATGATGGCCGGGACCTGACCCCGCGCTTCCGCAACGGCGTGGGCGGAGTGAAGGCGAACCTCCGGGTGGGTGACGCGCTCGATGTGCGCGGCGCGCTCTACCACTCGTATGCCAACGCGGACCCGGTGCTGTCTCCGGCGAACTTTGGCCTCAACGGCTTCTCGCCGGTTCCCGCTGGGCGACGCGAGGACCAGACGTACCAGGTGAATGTGACGCTGAATGACCCCCTGGACATCGGCCTGTCGGTCAACCTCCAGGGCTTCAGCATCGGCGCGGACTACGTGGCCATCATGGCGGCGCGGCGTGAGTCGGACGTGCTGCTCACCGAGGGCCACGACGGCAGCTTCGCCTTCCCGGACCCGTCCAACAGCTCCTTCGGCGTGTACAAGGGCAACCCCACGAAGATCGGTTACGGCGGCTGGACGGGCGAGACGCAGCAGTTGGCCACCATCAACGTGGACAACGACTTCACCGACTTCGATGAGCCCTTTGCGGAGACGGCCATCGGCTGGAAGGGCTTCACGGTCAACCCGGTGTACAGCAATGGCGCGCTGGACCTGACGGGCGAGTACTCGTTCATCACGTACAACACCAACTGGCAGGCGTACGATGACGACCAGACCTCCTACCTGAAGACGCCCTACCCGACGGCGGAGCTGGATCCGGGCGTGGGCCACAACTTCCGCACGGCCTACCAGCCGTTCCAGGACAAGCGCACGCACATCGCGGTGGTGCGGGGCAAGTATGTGGTGGACGTTGCCAAGGGCATCGACGTGTTCGGCAAGGTGAAGTTCATCCACGAGACGGACAAGCGCATCAACGAGGCGCGCTTCCTGCCATACCAGGCGGGGGCCTGCTCGGAGGACGGACTGGGCTGCCAGGACCTGCGCAACGAGTACGCGCCCGGGCTGTCCACGGCGGACACCTTCGGCAATCCGGGCATCGTCGAGGTGAACGGGCAGCGGGGCTACCAGTGGAAGCCCTTCACCAGCCTGAAGGATGACGACCGGCTGCTGCGCTACAGCACCTTCACGCTGGGCGCCGGCTACCAACTGACGGATGACCTGTATGCCTCGCTGAGCTACACGAAGTATCTGGCGGACCTGTTCGACGGCAACACCGCGTTCCAGGCGTACAGCCAGCACCAGATGGCCTCGGGCTTCCACAACAAGAACTCCATTCTGGTGAAGGCCAAGTACATCCTCGCGGGCGTGGAGTTCGGACTCGAGGGGCAGTACGCCTTCGGCACGTTCGAGCCGGACTTTGGCGACGGCTTCCTGCCGACGGTGGCGGACGCGCAGACGGCGGCGGACCACAACGTGGCGGTGGGCTCGCTGGGCTTCCGCAACCGCAACGGCGGGTGGAACAGCCTGGAGACCCGCGACTTCCAGCACTACCGGATGAAGGCGTTCATGAAGGCGCAGTTCTAACCTTCTCCTCGCTTCCCCCCTTGAGGTGGGCCCGGTGCGCGGCGACGCTCACCGGGCCTTTCTTCTTTCAGGAGCCTCGCTGCCATGACCGCCTTCCGCCGCCCTCTCCCGATGCTCGCGCTGGGGGCCGTGCTGGCCAGCGCCTGTGCGGGCCGGAACACCCGCGGGGCCACGCCCCTCTTCACGCTGGAGGATCCTCGCGGGGATGACCACGGGGACGGAGAGCTGCGCTACCCGCTGCGCGAGGACATGGCGCAAGGGAGCTTGGACCTGCTGTCGCTGTCGGCGCATGAAGAGTCCGGGGGCACGCGCTTCGAGGCCACGTTCGCCCGCCCCATCGTCAAGCCCCAGGCGGCGCGCACGGTGGACTTGACCGGAGAGACGCAGGCCCAGCGGGCGCGGCTCGGCTTCTACACCTTCAACGTGGATCTCTATGTGGACACGGATGGGGTGGAAGGCTCGGGACGCACGGACACTCTGCCCGGACGGTTCCTCACGCTGGCGCCCGGGAGCGCCTGGGAGAAGGTCATCCTGCTCACGCCTCGGCCGTATCAAGCACGGGACATGCTGCGCGGACTGTGGCGGCACGACGCGCGGCAAGAGCGTCAGCGCCAGCAGGGTCCTCTGGGAGAGGTGGCGCAACGCGAAGTGGACGCGGCGGTGGAGCAGGAATTGGAGACGCGGGTCTTCTTTCCCACCCGCGTGCGCATCAACGGCCCCACGGTGGAGTTCTTCGTGCCGAAGGATTTCCTGGGAGGCGCAGCCCGGCCCGAGTGGGGTTACGCGGCGGCGGTGACGGGGGCCAGCCTGGAAACGAAAGTGGATGTTCCCGCCCTGTTCGGAAGCGCGCCCGCACGGGGGTTGATGGTGCTTCCCATCGCGACGGGAGACTCACGCGAGCGCTTCGGGGGAGGACGGCTCGGGGACCCCCGCCAATCTCCTGTCGTGGATCTGATCGTCCCCCAAGGAGTCACCCAGGAGCAGGTTCTTGGGGTGAATGCACCGCCCTGGCCCGCGGTCTTTCCCACGCGCCCGGCTCCGCCCCAGACCGGCGAGTGATGCGCCTGGCGCCTCAGAAGTCCTGGATGCGGTCTGCCAGCTCCGCGTGCTCCACGAACTGGTTCACGTTGCCCTGCAACTCGGAGATGCGGCGGTTGCGCGCCACCTCGGCCGCATCGACCGAGTCCAGCGTGTTCCACTGACGCAGCACGGCCTCTTCGTCGTTGGGGATGGCCTTGTTATACTCCGCCGAGAAGTAGAACATCGCCCGCGCCACGTTGCCCTTGTGCTCATCGGGCGGCTCGAACACCTTGCGGCCCTGCGCATCCAAGCCGAACTTCGCGCCGTTCTGGCTCCACTGCACCTTCTCCACTTCGCCGAACGGGAAATTGCCCCGCTTGGAGTTGGCCTTCGCATCCGTGGGGAACAGGTGGTGCAGGTCGCTCTTGGCATCTCCCGTGGCCCCCTTCGACTGCGGCCAGGTGTGCTCCACGTTCATGTCCGAGCTGTTGGGGATGCGGCCACCGTCGATCTGCCGCCCCGTGTACACGCAGTCCACCTTGCCGCTGTGCACATCCAGGTCGGTGAAGAGGATCTTCCGGGCCTCGTTGTAGCTGTGGACGTCCTTGCCCACCGACGACTGCTTGATGGCTCGCAGCAGCGCCTGGTCTCGCAGTCCCTCGAAGGGATCCTCCGAAGCCGGCGGCGTTTGCGGGGCCTCGGCGCGCTTTGCCCCCGTGCTGGAGGCCGACCGGGATGCGGACGGCGTGAAGGTATCTCCCCACGCGAAGGGGCGGCCCGAGGCGCGCGTCGCAGGCGCCGGGGTGGAACGAGGCGCTGCCTCCGGAGCAGCGGGCGTGGGGCGGAAGGTGGTTCTCTGGAGGCTGAGCGTGTTCACAACGGGATTATCGGAGTGTTTTGCCTACAGTTGCGCTCATACACCGACTTTTTTGTTCTCAGCTCCCTGCTGCTGCCCCGAGCGAATAGAATCAAGGCCTTGAGCGAGAGGGTGCGGTGAGACAGCGCTTGGCGGGGGTGAGCGCCGTCTTGGTGTCCCTCTCCATTGTGGGCTTCTGGAGCCTCGGGGAGCCCTCCCCCGCTCCGGAGTCCGCTCCCGCCGAGGCCGCGCGCACGGTGGCGGCCGTGAACGCTCCCATCCCACCGGTCTCTCCGCGTCCCCCGGCGCATGAGAGGGCCCATGCCGAGGGGGCCCTGGAGGAAGAGCTGGTCGGCACCACCGTGGTGAGGGGAACTGGGGAGCCCCTCGCGCGGGTGGAGATCCGTCTCATCCCTCAAGTCTTCCTGGCCACCGGTCAGGCCACTGGGGATCCGCTCCAGGAGAGCCTCTCCACCACCAGCAACATGGCCGGGGAGTTCCTCTTCACCAGTGTGCCGCCCGGGAAGTACCGGCTGGAGGCCCACCTGCCGGGCCATGTTCCCCAGATCCTGCCCCTCCTGCGTGTTCCCTTCGAGGACTCCCTCACCTTGGATCTGATCCGGGGCGGCGAGGTGGAGGGCGTCGTCCTCTCTGGAGACGGCCAACCTGCGCCCAACGCGGAGGTGAGCGCCATCAGCAGGACGCGGACCACGACCCTCACGGATGCCCAGGGCCGCTTCACCTTCACCCTCCCGCCTGGAAGCCATGCCGTCTCCGCCGTGCGCGCCCAGGAGGCGGGGGCGTTGAGTGCTCCCGTCCAGGTGAGCCAGGAGAAGCCCCTGCACAGGCTGCGCATTTCGCTGGGAGCGGGCGCCGTTCTCAGCGGACAGGTGACGCGCCCGGACGGCTCGCCCGTGCTGGGCGCTCGGGTGCATGTCCTCCCGGAGGGCTTTCGCACTCCCAGCGCCCTGGCGGGGACCGACGCGCAGGGCGCCTTCCTCATCGCCCCGCTGGCGCCTGGCGCCTATCGCGTCCAAGCCCTCACCCCCGAAGGCCACCGGAGCCCTTTTCAGCAAATCCAAGTGGCCGAAGGGGGGCGCATGTCTCTCCTTTTTGAAGCCGAGGGCCCCGCCTCCCGCCACGAGAAACACCGACTCCTGGGCCAGATCATCGACTCCCGGGGACATGCCGTTCAGGGCTTCTATCTCGAGGTGACGGCCCTGGAGACCGGGGACTCACGCACCTTCGACTTCATGGGAGACTGGTTCGAGGTCGACGTGCCCCTGGGACGCCACCGGCTCTACGTGGCCCTGAGCGACGGAGAGCGCGCCGAACAGCTCGTCCAGACGGGGCCTGGCGCTTCCACGCGCCTCGAAATTCTCGTGCACCCTGGCGTCTCCCTGTCGGGCCGGGTCATTGACCCCTTCACGCGAAAACCCCTGCCGGACGGGGCCGTGCTCATTCCCCAGTACGGTGTGGCCAGCATTCACGCAGACGGCCGCTTCGTCTTCCGCGATCTCCCCCCTGGAGAACACACCCTCCATCTCCAGCGAGGAACCCTCCAGGCCTCGCAGCGAGTCACGCTGCGGCCCGGCAAAGCCCACGACCTGGGAGATCTCCCCTTCGAGCCCCCGCTTCCCTCGCCGCGTTGAGCAAGAGGAGCTTTCCCCTCCCCGACGGTCCATTGGAAACGCAGGGCGGCATCCCCACATAGGCCCTCCATCCCTTCTCCTGGGCGGGCTCGCATGAACAAGAAGGCACTTCTCTCCTGTTGCGCGGTGCTGGTGCTCTCGGGGGCCTTCGCCTGCTCGGATCCCGAGCCGGGCACCCTCACCTTCGACTGGTCCTTCGAGGGCAGAAGCTGCTCCCAGGAGCCCGACATCAAAGAGGTCCGGCTCGTCATCCCCGGCCTGACGCTCGACAACGGGGGCCGGTACCCCTGCGTTGTCGCCGGGGATGAT encodes the following:
- a CDS encoding glucodextranase DOMON-like domain-containing protein — its product is MKTRLASLPLAAALVGLPAAAAGKLTFKDPSGDDNGPGKYVYPTDTVYKKGTFDLTEVTVEKKGDNVEFTATLGANLEDPWKMGSGFSLQMVFIFIDKDGKAGSGHTEGLPGLNIQFAPDSAWEKVVLLSPQAAPRLKAEVGNKASALKDDVVVPSRTKGSGRKLTASVKASELGEGDPSQWGYQVVVQSNEGFPAGNDLMTRKVNEYEGQHRFGGGHDGECDPHVIDTLAGSAKGDASEVKAQHDMLKYECAEDGSTKSPATLTMIRQGK
- a CDS encoding endonuclease I family protein produces the protein MNTLSLQRTTFRPTPAAPEAAPRSTPAPATRASGRPFAWGDTFTPSASRSASSTGAKRAEAPQTPPASEDPFEGLRDQALLRAIKQSSVGKDVHSYNEARKILFTDLDVHSGKVDCVYTGRQIDGGRIPNSSDMNVEHTWPQSKGATGDAKSDLHHLFPTDAKANSKRGNFPFGEVEKVQWSQNGAKFGLDAQGRKVFEPPDEHKGNVARAMFYFSAEYNKAIPNDEEAVLRQWNTLDSVDAAEVARNRRISELQGNVNQFVEHAELADRIQDF
- a CDS encoding glucodextranase DOMON-like domain-containing protein, which encodes MTAFRRPLPMLALGAVLASACAGRNTRGATPLFTLEDPRGDDHGDGELRYPLREDMAQGSLDLLSLSAHEESGGTRFEATFARPIVKPQAARTVDLTGETQAQRARLGFYTFNVDLYVDTDGVEGSGRTDTLPGRFLTLAPGSAWEKVILLTPRPYQARDMLRGLWRHDARQERQRQQGPLGEVAQREVDAAVEQELETRVFFPTRVRINGPTVEFFVPKDFLGGAARPEWGYAAAVTGASLETKVDVPALFGSAPARGLMVLPIATGDSRERFGGGRLGDPRQSPVVDLIVPQGVTQEQVLGVNAPPWPAVFPTRPAPPQTGE
- a CDS encoding carbohydrate ABC transporter permease; the protein is MNPPEKTSPGLRRPRVFVGLALALGLGLFVAHGLLARAREDASLEREQRRALISLHALTELVQRAGGSGDGVRAVISSWQDLLPPGSAVRVVAFSGVRLEASTFPEDQGDKAAPRRLSREEKVLYDRGLQLRAAVEGNREEGSARKQEMAAEGLPNGGRLISAPVEVEGKVVGTVELATPPLPQVEPPSATPAVLAFLLPVLVLVAVSFAPLRRQWQLAAVAAVAFIVGLGAYAASSLTSLEDGLRGSQETVAEQLKAMSERARTVMAAQNFPTEPALTPGTWDADLWRRPLGLLTAEGTVNGPVLEARVERQRGEVQNAFYGLGAVGLALVLIIGLGAVHRLASTAKEHRQAYLFILPAMGGMVVLIFFPFLYGITLSFTDANLYNSSQALPDIWIGLRNYQEILGDFSVAHRAENGQWVFNYLNFYWTLMFTVVWTITNVTIGVTVGLTLALILNTPKLALRPIYRVLLILPWAMPNYITALIWKGMFHQQFGVVNHIIRLFGGQGLSWFESPFTSFFTALATNGWLSFPFMMVVSLGALQSIPAELYEAARVDGASRWEQFRAITLPSLKPALMPAVILSVVWTFNMFNIIFLVTEGEPGNSTEILVTQAYKYAFQRYRHGYAAAYSTVIFGILLLYSLVQNRITRATEAT
- a CDS encoding carboxypeptidase regulatory-like domain-containing protein: MRQRLAGVSAVLVSLSIVGFWSLGEPSPAPESAPAEAARTVAAVNAPIPPVSPRPPAHERAHAEGALEEELVGTTVVRGTGEPLARVEIRLIPQVFLATGQATGDPLQESLSTTSNMAGEFLFTSVPPGKYRLEAHLPGHVPQILPLLRVPFEDSLTLDLIRGGEVEGVVLSGDGQPAPNAEVSAISRTRTTTLTDAQGRFTFTLPPGSHAVSAVRAQEAGALSAPVQVSQEKPLHRLRISLGAGAVLSGQVTRPDGSPVLGARVHVLPEGFRTPSALAGTDAQGAFLIAPLAPGAYRVQALTPEGHRSPFQQIQVAEGGRMSLLFEAEGPASRHEKHRLLGQIIDSRGHAVQGFYLEVTALETGDSRTFDFMGDWFEVDVPLGRHRLYVALSDGERAEQLVQTGPGASTRLEILVHPGVSLSGRVIDPFTRKPLPDGAVLIPQYGVASIHADGRFVFRDLPPGEHTLHLQRGTLQASQRVTLRPGKAHDLGDLPFEPPLPSPR
- a CDS encoding extracellular solute-binding protein, with amino-acid sequence MKTLRLLTAAVCLCTLGLLPLPASAAELILWHSYRAEEKAAMDKLVAQYNAANASKGVKVSALAVPYDAFADKITATVPRGKGPDLFIFAQDRLGGWIEAGNTIEPIDFFVDDALKKRFIPTTLDAMTYRGTVYGLPLNYKVTTLIYNKKLVPTPPKTSGELVQIAKKITDKNAGKFGLAYAYGDFYYHAAVMNGFGGGVFDAKFTPTMNSPQNVKSIELLQKWIDKDGILPAEPSTALVTSLFNDGKTGMVISGPWFLGEIAKGISYGLAPLPTLDEAGGKPMRPWMTVEGVYVTAPSQNKEAAFDFAKFLTDDASAKVLALEGRQSPGNAQVYNDAQVSKDPQLKAFRDQVDTAVPMPNAPEMSMVWSPATSAMNSILKKTATPKAGLDTAQKAITKDIAGLRKK
- a CDS encoding sugar ABC transporter permease, with protein sequence MATRREGLPHLPLHLVLVGFTIFTLYPILWVVSIAFSGRQSLAITTLPENATWTDRLRAVIPWPEVWSFSNFTSVMTDQPFARWILNSTIIALGTTVVGMFLACTAAYAFSRFQFPGRRAGLMSFLVSQMFPGTLMLIPLFIILVQWMKLGNSRLGLIIVYATTSIPFSVWMLKGYFDTIPKELEEAAIMEGASVGRVFWTIILPLAKPALAVTALFSFMTSWNEFILAATFMEQDTMYTAPVGLRFFVGGYSQQWGYFAAGSIIVSIPVVFLFLFLQKYLVSGLTAGGVKG